GATGGGATTTGTGGTGAATAAACAATTTTCCCGTGGACTGACTGAGCTGGAGGAGTTTAAAAACGGGCAATCATTCCCTTTGTATGAAGGAGGGCCGGTGGACCAGGAACATCTTTTCTTTGTACACCAACGACCTGACCTGATTCCGGATGGTACACATATAATTGATAAAGTGTACTATGGCGGTGATTTTAAAACCGCCGTAGCACATATTAATAAGGGTACCCTTACGACCCGGGATATTAAAATATTTATCGGTTATTGTGGATGGGATAATACCGAACTGGAAGCTGAAATTGAAGAAGGTAGCTGGACGGTGGCAGAGACAGGCGACATTTTTTAGTACCGCTTCAGATTCCGTTTACTGAATCACCCCCTGAAATATAGCATGATCCGCTATCTTATGATACAATATGTTATGCCCTGTATTATTCACATGCACACCATCGCTATAAGCCACCGCTGCCCTGATCGTTCCATCTTCAGCAGCCAGGGTATCATACACATTGCTAAAATGCTCGCCAAAGGCTACCTGCATCTTTACATTCAGGTTTTTCAACCGTGTTCTGTAAGCCACATCCGGGAAG
This Chitinophaga sancti DNA region includes the following protein-coding sequences:
- a CDS encoding YqgE/AlgH family protein; its protein translation is MKAGQFIHASSLLDASIFEDVIIFITEQNEKGAMGFVVNKQFSRGLTELEEFKNGQSFPLYEGGPVDQEHLFFVHQRPDLIPDGTHIIDKVYYGGDFKTAVAHINKGTLTTRDIKIFIGYCGWDNTELEAEIEEGSWTVAETGDIF